The Panicum virgatum strain AP13 chromosome 5K, P.virgatum_v5, whole genome shotgun sequence genome has a window encoding:
- the LOC120706154 gene encoding EEF1A lysine methyltransferase 2-like — protein sequence MAGIRWPPEDPEIFPSRMVGSGVWVPVGPPGEMASDDDRSVAADSWSIKSDYGSTLDDEQRYADTAEVLLASSSASAAAAPSASVAANPSSDFSFDKDVPDSSDVEPPLLVMQNFQDGAYAEDLANFHERSHADDWFGTEVMDIRVGWTKNLCSSKDLPSCSVLDIGTGSGRLLQQLAKQGFSDLTGIDYSEGAIELARNLAIRDGFEHINFLVDDVLESKLERRFELVMDEGTLDAIGLHPDGPVKRMMYWQSVASLVSPGGILVITSCSRTKDELAQEVENFNQRKLGAMGSGVLAIDAAVFSYLDHVQSYPSVDSSSITTVAFLHK from the exons ATGGCGGGGATTCGGTGGCCGCCGGAGGACCCGGAGATCTTCCCGTCCCGGATGGTCGGCAGCGGCGTTTGGGTGCCCGTCGGGCCCCCGGGCGAGATGGCATCGGACGACGACCGGTCGGTGGCCGCGGACTCGTGGTCGATCAAGAGCGACTACGGAAGCACCCTCGACGACGAGCAGCGCTACGCCGACACCGCCGAAGTCCTCCtcgcctcgtcctccgcctccgccgcggccgcgccgtccGCGTCGGTCGCCGCCAACCCCTCCTCCGACTTCAG CTTCGACAAGGATGTCCCTGACTCCAGCGACGTGGAGCCTCCGTTGCTGGTTATGCAGAATTTCCAGGATGGTGCTTATGCTGAGGATCTTGCTAATTTCCATGAGCGCAGCCATGCTGATGACTG GTTTGGTACTGAGGTCATGGATATCCGTGTAGGCTGGACCAAAAATTTGTGCTCAAGCAAGGATTTGCCCAGCTGCAGCGTACTTGACATTGGGACCGGAAGTGGTAGGCTCTTGCAGCAGCTTGCAAAGCAAGG GTTTTCTGATCTGACTGGGATTGACTATAGTGAAGGCGCGATTGAGCTTGCACGAAATCTTGCAATTCGTGACGGGTTTGAGCACATTAATTTCTTG GTTGATGATGTATTAGAGTCAAAGTTGGAGAGAAGATTTGAACTTGTCATGGATGAAGGGACTCTTGATGCAATAGGGCTCCATCCTGATGGACCTGTGAAGAG AATGATGTATTGGCAATCAGTTGCTAGCTTGGTTTCCCCTGGTGGTATATTG GTCATCACATCGTGCAGCAGAACCAAGGATGAGTTGGCGCAGGAGGTGGAGAACTTCAACCAAAGAAAGCTTGGTGCTATGGGCTCAGGAGTGCTAGCCATTGATGCTGCGGTGTTCAGCTACCTTGACCACGTTCAGAGTTACCCTAGCGTGGATAGTTCTTCCATCACGACCGTTGCCTTCCTGCATAAGTGA
- the LOC120706155 gene encoding uncharacterized protein LOC120706155 isoform X2 has translation MGDHLALLVDRLLTESTLEAAIGGAKRMVDLHPEAVAVEYCHRGVGGGGGGGSASKMVECRICQEEDWDSSMEAPCACCGSLKYAHRKCIQRWCNEKGDTICEICLQQFRPGYTAPQQLFHYGSIPMNFRGNWEIAHQDLDDAQIITMVPTERDFMNSYEDYLPIRTRSSTLCCRTVAVIFMALLVLRHTLPLMVGGNGEYSLALFSLLVLRTAGILFPILLMVRALANFHRRRQQQIN, from the exons ATGGGTGACCATCTCGCGTTGCTCGTGGACCGGCTGCTGACGGAGTCGACGCTGGAAGCAGCGATCGGCGGCGCGAAGCGGATGGTCGATCTGCATCCGGAGGCGGTGGCCGTCGAGTACTGCCATCGCggcgtaggcggcggcggcggcggcggctcagcgAGTAAGATGGTGGAGTGCAGGATTTGCCAGGAGGAGGATTGGGACTCCAGCATGGAGGCACCCTGCGCCTGCTGTGGCAGCCTCAAG TACGCACATCGGAAATGCATTCAGCGTTGGTGCAATGAGAAAGGCGACACCATCTGCGAAATATGTCTGCAG CAATTCAGGCCAGGTTATACTGCCCCGCAGCAGCTTTTCCACTATGGAAGCATACCAATGAACTTCAG AGGGAACTGGGAGATAGCCCATCAAGATCTCGATGATGCCCAGATAATAACAATGGTGCCGACAGAGCGTGATTTCATGAACAGTTATGAGGACTACCTTCCTATTAGGACAAGAAGCAGCACTCTGTGTTGCCGGACAGTCGCCGTAATT TTCATGGCACTCCTAGTCCTTCGCCACACTCTTCCTCTCATGGTCGGTGGAAATGGGGAGTACTCATTGGCCTTGTTCTCA CTTCTTGTGCTGAGGACCGCTGGAATCCTATTCCCAATCCTGCTGATGGTCAGAGCCTTGGCAAACTTCCATCGTCGACGGCAGCAGCAG ATCAATTAA
- the LOC120706155 gene encoding uncharacterized protein LOC120706155 isoform X1, translating to MGDHLALLVDRLLTESTLEAAIGGAKRMVDLHPEAVAVEYCHRGVGGGGGGGSASKMVECRICQEEDWDSSMEAPCACCGSLKYAHRKCIQRWCNEKGDTICEICLQQFRPGYTAPQQLFHYGSIPMNFRGNWEIAHQDLDDAQIITMVPTERDFMNSYEDYLPIRTRSSTLCCRTVAVIFMALLVLRHTLPLMVGGNGEYSLALFSLLVLRTAGILFPILLMVRALANFHRRRQQQERRETYISSSESEEEEEGEEEEDDTVTNSARSNYLQPRIIPVY from the exons ATGGGTGACCATCTCGCGTTGCTCGTGGACCGGCTGCTGACGGAGTCGACGCTGGAAGCAGCGATCGGCGGCGCGAAGCGGATGGTCGATCTGCATCCGGAGGCGGTGGCCGTCGAGTACTGCCATCGCggcgtaggcggcggcggcggcggcggctcagcgAGTAAGATGGTGGAGTGCAGGATTTGCCAGGAGGAGGATTGGGACTCCAGCATGGAGGCACCCTGCGCCTGCTGTGGCAGCCTCAAG TACGCACATCGGAAATGCATTCAGCGTTGGTGCAATGAGAAAGGCGACACCATCTGCGAAATATGTCTGCAG CAATTCAGGCCAGGTTATACTGCCCCGCAGCAGCTTTTCCACTATGGAAGCATACCAATGAACTTCAG AGGGAACTGGGAGATAGCCCATCAAGATCTCGATGATGCCCAGATAATAACAATGGTGCCGACAGAGCGTGATTTCATGAACAGTTATGAGGACTACCTTCCTATTAGGACAAGAAGCAGCACTCTGTGTTGCCGGACAGTCGCCGTAATT TTCATGGCACTCCTAGTCCTTCGCCACACTCTTCCTCTCATGGTCGGTGGAAATGGGGAGTACTCATTGGCCTTGTTCTCA CTTCTTGTGCTGAGGACCGCTGGAATCCTATTCCCAATCCTGCTGATGGTCAGAGCCTTGGCAAACTTCCATCGTCGACGGCAGCAGCAG GAAAGACGGGAAACATATATATCATCATCAGAaagcgaggaggaagaggaaggggaagaggaagaagacgacACAGTTACCAATTCTGCACGATCAAATTACTTGCAACCTCGCATCATACCAGTCTACTGA
- the LOC120710494 gene encoding uncharacterized protein LOC120710494, with translation MGNTTSCIPLAPAGRGGCASSAGAATKVIHADGTVTRLARPVRVSELMLDHPGQFVCDSGRLAVGCRVPGVGADEILRPHHAYFLLPMDMLYSVLTHEEMAALSECHAATAAASAWKRITFTTAAAHRGARDRHDRRGAAAGPAKDGCGSDGARVYPMLGLLESGDLAADNKPEPRAGAGAIKSGGAGLRRHRSWQPVLDTIEEVP, from the coding sequence ATGGGGAACACGACGTCGTGCATACCGCTGGCgcccgcgggccgcggcggctgcgcgtcgtcggcgggggcggcgaccAAGGTGATCCACGCCGACGGCACGGTGACGCGGCTGGCGCGCCCGGTGCGCGTGTCCGAGCTCATGCTCGACCACCCGGGCCAGTTCGTCTGCGACTccggccgcctcgccgtcggctGCCGCGTCCCCGGCGTGGGCGCCGACGAGATCCTCCGCCCGCACCACGCCTACTTCCTCCTGCCCATGGACATGCTCTACTCCGTGCTCACCCACGAGGAGATGGCCGCGCTTTCCGAGTGccacgccgccacggccgccgcctccgcctggaAGAGGATCACcttcaccaccgccgccgcccaccggggCGCCCGCGACCGCCACGaccggcggggcgcggccgcgggccCGGCCAAGGACGGGTGCGGCAGCGATGGCGCCAGGGTCTACCCGATGCTCGGCCTGCTCGagtccggcgacctcgccgccgataATAAACCGGAAccacgcgccggcgccggagccatcaagtcgggcggcgctgggctgaGGCGGCACCGGTCGTGGCAGCCGGTGCTGGACACCATCGAGGAGGTTCCAtga